Proteins encoded within one genomic window of Candidatus Sulfotelmatobacter sp.:
- a CDS encoding transporter: MNLRSRSFLAFAPACAFALAAVSAHAQDEGIQADRPDFTNGPDPVPVHAAQIEMGWAQEHTASDRRDSYGLAVLRWGIAQRMELRGEIPSWLRGEPGPRLDSGFGDAGFGAKFLLSEGRGPAPRLGLIADVDLPSGSKAFKSSGAGYNATLAAEHDFGILDASANVLLGNDDETGEREWTTGASLSLGFAPLRKLDAFAEWYVVASQQSSPQNVLDAGGTVPVGKYFLVDASAGTGVGGGDSPWFVGAGGTWRW; encoded by the coding sequence ATGAATCTGCGCTCGAGATCCTTTCTTGCTTTCGCGCCCGCGTGCGCATTCGCGCTGGCCGCGGTGTCCGCGCACGCGCAGGACGAGGGCATCCAGGCGGATCGGCCCGACTTCACCAACGGTCCCGACCCGGTTCCCGTGCACGCGGCGCAGATCGAGATGGGCTGGGCGCAGGAGCACACCGCCAGCGACAGACGAGACTCGTACGGGCTCGCCGTCCTGAGATGGGGGATCGCCCAGCGCATGGAGCTGCGAGGCGAGATCCCCTCGTGGCTGAGAGGGGAGCCCGGCCCGCGTCTCGACAGCGGGTTCGGTGACGCGGGATTCGGTGCCAAGTTCTTGCTGTCCGAAGGGCGAGGCCCGGCTCCCCGGCTCGGTCTGATCGCCGACGTCGACTTGCCGAGCGGATCCAAGGCGTTCAAGAGCAGCGGCGCGGGCTACAACGCCACGCTCGCCGCCGAGCACGATTTCGGAATTCTCGACGCGAGCGCGAACGTGCTTCTCGGCAACGACGACGAGACGGGCGAACGCGAGTGGACCACCGGCGCTTCTCTGTCGCTCGGTTTTGCTCCGCTCCGCAAACTCGACGCGTTCGCCGAATGGTACGTGGTGGCTTCGCAGCAGTCGTCTCCCCAGAACGTGCTCGACGCCGGGGGGACGGTTCCGGTCGGCAAGTACTTCCTGGTGGACGCCAGCGCGGGCACCGGGGTGGGCGGCGGGGATTCGCCCTGGTTCGTCGGCGC
- a CDS encoding alpha-ketoacid dehydrogenase subunit beta, whose translation MPQMTMVQAIQDALRLALREDPRVMILGEDVGKNGGVFRVTEGLQAEFGEARVADTPLAENGIVGAAIGLALYGMRPIAEIQFVDFIYPAFDQIVSELAKMRWRSAGQYSCPVIVRAPYGGGIKGGLYHSQSPEAYFCHTAGLKVVIPSTPADAKGLLLAALQGEDPVIFLEPKRLYRSVKEEVAEGAFTTPLSRARKVREGENVTLVAYGAMVPVAMEAAERAQERGWSVEVLDLRTLLPLDSEALLESVRRTGRAVILHEAPRTCGYGAELVAQIAEQALTSLQAPVLRVTGYDTPFPYTLEHSYLPDAPRVMRALEHVMSY comes from the coding sequence ATGCCTCAAATGACCATGGTGCAGGCGATTCAGGACGCGCTGCGGCTCGCGCTGCGCGAGGATCCCCGCGTCATGATCCTGGGCGAGGACGTCGGCAAGAACGGCGGCGTGTTCCGGGTCACCGAGGGCCTGCAGGCCGAGTTCGGCGAAGCGCGGGTCGCGGACACCCCGCTCGCCGAGAACGGCATCGTGGGCGCCGCCATCGGCCTCGCGCTCTACGGCATGCGTCCGATCGCCGAGATCCAGTTCGTGGACTTCATCTACCCGGCGTTCGACCAGATCGTCTCCGAGCTGGCCAAGATGCGCTGGCGCTCGGCCGGACAGTATTCGTGCCCGGTGATCGTGCGCGCGCCCTACGGCGGCGGCATCAAGGGCGGCCTTTATCACTCGCAGAGCCCCGAGGCCTACTTCTGCCACACGGCGGGACTCAAGGTGGTGATCCCCTCGACCCCAGCCGACGCCAAGGGCCTGCTGCTCGCCGCCCTGCAGGGCGAAGATCCGGTGATCTTCCTCGAGCCCAAGCGACTCTATCGAAGCGTCAAGGAGGAGGTCGCGGAAGGCGCATTCACCACGCCGCTCTCCAGGGCGCGAAAGGTCCGCGAAGGCGAAAACGTCACGCTGGTGGCCTACGGGGCGATGGTGCCGGTGGCGATGGAGGCCGCGGAGCGTGCCCAGGAACGCGGCTGGTCGGTCGAGGTGCTCGATCTGCGCACGCTGCTGCCGCTCGACAGCGAAGCGCTGCTCGAGAGCGTGCGGCGCACGGGCCGCGCCGTGATCCTGCACGAGGCGCCGCGTACCTGCGGCTACGGCGCCGAGCTGGTGGCCCAGATCGCCGAGCAGGCGCTGACTTCGCTGCAGGCGCCGGTGCTGCGCGTGACCGGTTACGATACGCCGTTCCCCTACACGCTCGAACACTCGTATCTGCCCGACGCGCCGCGCGTGATGCGCGCGCTCGAGCACGTGATGAGCTATTGA